GCTGAAGCGCGCGAGTATCAGGCGCCCGTGGCGGAGGCCAGCGAAGCGGCGGCCATGGCCGAGGACGAAGAACTGGAGTGCCGCTATCTGCGCGCCATGGATTGGGAAGCGATCCTGAATAACCACACCTGGCTGAATGGTATCGAGCGCGAGGCTATCAAGGCCGATACGGTCTGGATTCTGCGTTTAAGCCTGCTCGCCTTCCTCGGTATGGAATACGACCTCTTTGAAATCGAAAAGATTGATGCCGAGACGCTCACCTATCACCGCATTCATTATGCCGACGCCCCTGAAGCCGTGGTGCAGTCGGAAACGCAGCCCTTCGAACATTTTCGGCAGCAGATCTGCGGCATCCAAAGGGTTCGGCCGATGGTTTACGTCGCCTCCGACCTGGGTCAGATAGCCCTGCCCCTGCCCGAGGAATTCAACGAACGCTTCATGAACCAGGCTGAATTTCGCCAGCTGCTGGGTGAACACCTCAATAAACCATTTCGTATCAATATCAATCAAAGCAACTGGACCGTTGAAGACTTCCTCGATCTTATGGAACAACGCTGATCCCCGGTCTCGTCAGAAAGGCTCACTTACATGCTAGGCAACGTGCTCGCCATCACCTGCGCCATGGTATGGTCGCTGTCGATCATCCTTATGAAAAAATCCGGCGCGCGGATTCACCCTCTGGCTCTGAACCTCGGCAAGAACGTTATTGGCCTCATTCTTTTGCTTATCACCGCCTGGGTGGTGGATGGTGGGGTGCAGGTGCCTCCGGCCCGGGAAACCGCTCTTTTGCTGCTCAGCGGCTTTTTGGGGATCGGGGTCGCCGATGGTTTCGTGCTGCGCGCCATGCAGCATCTGCACGCGTCGCATGTCGGTATACTGGAATGTCTCTTCGCGCCTTTCGTCATTATTCTTTCGGTTCTGTTCCTTGGCGAGAAACCCACGATGACCATGTTCATTGGCGGAGCCTTGATCGTGGCCTCGCTGCTCTTCGTCTCGCCTCCGCCTGCGCTGGCCGATGATAGCGAAGCTCCGAAAGAGCGAGGCCGCGGTATACTTCTGATGGCTCTGGGCCTCTTTCTGATCGCCCTTGGCATCATTCTCGTCAAG
The Oligoflexus sp. genome window above contains:
- a CDS encoding DMT family transporter codes for the protein MLGNVLAITCAMVWSLSIILMKKSGARIHPLALNLGKNVIGLILLLITAWVVDGGVQVPPARETALLLLSGFLGIGVADGFVLRAMQHLHASHVGILECLFAPFVIILSVLFLGEKPTMTMFIGGALIVASLLFVSPPPALADDSEAPKERGRGILLMALGLFLIALGIILVKPLFGSTSLISLVTIRMTAGVAGSSLIFGAIGDRRARFREFFTAPHKATLLAGCILSAYLSIILWVAGYKYLQASVAALLNQTSTIFTLIFAILFLKEKLTRSKVIAICLAMSGAALITLAG